Proteins encoded by one window of Chondromyces crocatus:
- a CDS encoding VOC family protein — protein sequence MSIKNLTPYVFFDGTAEKALQLYERTLGAKTEGLQRYGEAPETSKARTPQNKDRVMHACVLIGEARMMVSDVPNEGGSAGRSNIELCLDFDDAEDMARKFEALAATGEVTMALHDTFWGAKFGTLVDQFGIHWMFNCATQAK from the coding sequence ATGTCGATCAAGAACCTGACCCCCTACGTCTTCTTCGATGGAACGGCCGAGAAGGCCCTTCAGCTCTACGAGCGTACCCTGGGCGCCAAGACGGAGGGGCTCCAGCGCTACGGCGAGGCCCCTGAGACCTCGAAGGCCCGCACGCCTCAGAACAAGGACCGCGTGATGCACGCCTGCGTCCTCATCGGTGAGGCCCGGATGATGGTGAGCGACGTCCCCAACGAGGGCGGCAGCGCCGGACGCAGCAACATCGAGCTGTGCCTGGATTTCGACGATGCGGAGGACATGGCCCGTAAATTCGAAGCGCTGGCGGCCACCGGCGAGGTCACGATGGCGCTGCACGATACCTTCTGGGGAGCAAAGTTCGGCACCCTCGTCGACCAGTTTGGCATTCACTGGATGTTCAACTGCGCGACCCAGGCGAAATGA
- a CDS encoding VOC family protein — MEEKRSRKLFVNLAVRDLKRSMDFFKSLGFAFNPQFTDENAASMIISEEAFVMLLVEPFFKTFTKKDLADPRRATEGIFALSCESKSEVEELVKKAIAAGGTHALDPVDHGFMYGWSFYDLDGHHWEVLWMDPQAIAQ, encoded by the coding sequence ATGGAAGAGAAGCGTTCCCGCAAGCTGTTCGTCAATCTGGCCGTCCGCGACCTGAAGCGCTCGATGGACTTCTTCAAGTCGCTCGGCTTCGCGTTCAACCCTCAGTTCACTGATGAGAACGCCGCATCCATGATCATCAGCGAGGAGGCCTTCGTGATGCTCCTCGTCGAGCCCTTCTTCAAGACGTTCACGAAGAAAGATCTCGCGGATCCGCGCCGGGCGACGGAGGGCATCTTCGCCCTCTCCTGTGAAAGTAAGTCCGAGGTGGAGGAACTCGTGAAGAAAGCGATCGCAGCAGGCGGGACACACGCCCTGGACCCTGTCGATCACGGCTTCATGTACGGCTGGAGCTTCTACGATCTCGACGGGCATCACTGGGAGGTACTCTGGATGGACCCGCAGGCCATCGCCCAGTAA
- a CDS encoding VOC family protein has translation MTTRFFWYELRTTHTAAAQAFYATVLGLDAPAPSEDACLRLEGHLLGNISTLPERAAVQGAPPHWVGHLAVEDLEDSTATWTARGAQRLGPSRRGAHGGEVVFLRDPFGSVIGLTSGSTAETPPGLVWHELHTEDQRRASSTYAEHGGWQLTTSFSLGAELGSYQMFSWRADRLNVGGVVSSVRLPNVHPHWLFYFQVNDLELALSEVTAHGGYVHGTPREMPDGSRIVACEDPQRAAFGLKMSPGTTPSLSQ, from the coding sequence ATGACGACCAGGTTCTTCTGGTACGAACTCAGAACGACCCACACCGCAGCGGCTCAGGCATTTTACGCCACCGTCCTGGGGCTGGATGCGCCCGCCCCCTCTGAGGACGCGTGCCTCCGGCTCGAGGGCCACCTCCTGGGGAACATCTCGACCCTGCCCGAACGCGCCGCGGTGCAGGGCGCCCCTCCTCACTGGGTAGGCCATCTGGCCGTCGAGGATCTCGAGGACTCCACAGCCACGTGGACGGCACGGGGTGCTCAACGCCTGGGCCCCTCCCGACGTGGAGCCCACGGCGGCGAGGTGGTGTTCCTGCGGGACCCCTTCGGCTCCGTGATCGGATTGACCTCAGGCTCGACGGCTGAAACGCCTCCAGGCCTCGTCTGGCATGAGTTGCACACGGAAGACCAACGACGCGCCTCCTCCACCTACGCGGAGCATGGTGGCTGGCAGCTCACGACGAGCTTCAGTCTGGGAGCCGAGCTCGGCAGCTACCAGATGTTCTCGTGGCGCGCCGACCGCCTGAACGTAGGCGGCGTCGTCAGCAGCGTACGCCTGCCGAACGTCCATCCTCACTGGCTCTTCTACTTCCAGGTGAACGATCTCGAGCTGGCTCTCTCGGAGGTGACAGCCCATGGAGGCTACGTTCATGGAACGCCGCGAGAGATGCCCGATGGCTCCCGCATCGTGGCTTGCGAAGATCCTCAGCGCGCCGCCTTCGGGTTGAAGATGTCTCCCGGGACGACGCCATCACTCTCTCAGTGA
- a CDS encoding sigma-70 family RNA polymerase sigma factor produces the protein METAAHLETHRAALTGHCYRMLGSVVDADDAVQETMVRAWRSFDRFDGRASLKTWLYRIATNVCLDALADDARRERPVEAGPVGTVDDPLVERPRSHWLEPVPDARALPADGDPAELTMLRQSIRLAFVAALQHLPPKQRAVLLLTEVLGWSAAEVAEGLETSVASVNSALQRARSTLAARDLGDTQASLSAGQTRLLERYVEAFERYDVDTLSTLLREDATLSMPPFALWLRGRASIRGWLLGRGEGCRGSRLVPTQANGAPAFGQYRVGPEGQPHQPWALIVLEFAGDAIVGWNAFLDTERLFPLFGLPASLEV, from the coding sequence ATGGAGACCGCAGCACATCTCGAGACGCACCGCGCCGCGCTCACGGGCCATTGCTACCGCATGCTCGGCTCGGTCGTGGACGCGGACGATGCTGTCCAGGAGACGATGGTGCGCGCGTGGCGGAGCTTCGATCGGTTCGATGGGCGGGCGTCGCTCAAGACCTGGTTGTATCGCATCGCGACGAACGTGTGCCTGGACGCTCTGGCGGACGATGCGCGCAGGGAGCGCCCCGTGGAGGCAGGGCCGGTGGGGACGGTGGATGACCCGCTGGTGGAGCGCCCGCGCTCGCACTGGCTGGAGCCTGTCCCCGATGCGCGTGCCTTGCCGGCGGACGGAGACCCGGCCGAACTGACGATGCTGCGGCAGAGCATCCGTCTCGCCTTCGTGGCAGCGCTCCAGCATCTCCCGCCCAAGCAGCGCGCTGTGCTGCTCCTGACCGAGGTTCTGGGCTGGTCGGCCGCCGAGGTGGCCGAAGGGCTGGAGACGTCCGTTGCGTCGGTCAACAGCGCCCTCCAGCGTGCACGTTCGACGCTCGCGGCGCGAGATCTCGGTGACACGCAGGCGTCGCTGTCGGCGGGTCAGACGAGGCTCCTGGAGCGGTATGTCGAGGCGTTCGAACGGTACGACGTCGACACCCTGTCGACGCTCCTTCGAGAGGACGCCACGCTATCCATGCCGCCATTCGCGCTGTGGCTCCGCGGCCGCGCGTCGATCCGGGGTTGGTTGCTCGGCCGAGGGGAGGGATGTCGTGGGTCTCGGCTGGTGCCGACCCAGGCCAATGGGGCGCCAGCGTTCGGGCAGTACCGGGTGGGTCCCGAGGGGCAGCCTCATCAGCCCTGGGCGCTGATCGTGCTGGAGTTCGCGGGGGATGCCATCGTCGGCTGGAACGCTTTTCTCGATACCGAGCGCTTGTTTCCGCTGTTTGGCCTGCCCGCGTCGCTCGAGGTCTAG